From a single Pieris napi chromosome 7, ilPieNapi1.2, whole genome shotgun sequence genomic region:
- the LOC125051227 gene encoding coiled-coil domain-containing protein 191, which produces MSKKHRLSNNLIPISNRPPDEFQLIKSEVDTFVQNFNEISDLKVESADTFKVLPNIKRQVFDFDKSVPKLKKNEIAKEVKHKKQNTVDTFEDVDTFVDDFSFSNNNDLQSLLVMMTLSSNYNDDVSVEEDGDKERTENDLYPQIDNQLEEYDTERNAEITDILKISSFKKENTDHKHNIARKYVDKWKMYKCVKIKTENKLKHTRKEAVDKFLDKLKQAKNSTEPEDRSKMLVRDYNSYHHRYKMQKHIIALQKAKLEQQNKVIEELKYNKIIDASKQSLSCMKDEVRKTYYDIDKHLKPKIKCLTNELNITEIEEPSLVLQCLKVPKFLQRMEARARERDEKHAVIRERRKQIEEEKLRLKQQAELAKAEMDKEEKTKRIKDLKQKRRKEKIENIRKKQHAERMRALMVMADLHYEKSLMIRYGVRPFQILIQIKRDNLDRAKAHYKFQLIKNIFLHWMFYTEDMWFERNFRAEEHYRKKVLRRAFDSLKKNHYNYIVKKQVAEDYYDFYVTQLVFRKFCEGINVVKQEIELKWAAAVKYHNCNVIFKTFTCWRALPALNALKRDQEARKRKWRQKVMLVLPDYSPPED; this is translated from the exons atgtCCAAGAAACACAggttatcaaataatttaataccaATATCCAACCGACCACCTGATGAGTTTCAACTCATAAAAAGCGAAGTGGATACGTTTGTACAGAATTTTAACGAAATATCTGATTTAAAGGTTGAAAGCGCCGATACATTTAAGGTTTTACCAAATATCAAACGACAGGTGTTTGATTTTGATAAATCAGTGccgaaattaaagaaaaacgaaATAGCAAAGGAGGTTAAACATAAGAAACAAAACACAGTTGACACCTTTGAAGATGTGGATACCTTTGTAGatgattttagttttagtaataataacgATTTGCAATCGCTTTTAGTGATGATGACACTTTcatctaattataatgatGACGTTAGTGTCGAGGAAGATGGCGACAAAGAACGAACAGAAAACGATCTTTATCCACAAATTGACAATCAACTTGAAGAATATGACACTGAACGTAATGCGGAAATAaccgatattttaaaaatctcctcgtttaaaaaagaaaacacagaTCATAAACACAATATAGCAAGAAAATATGTTGATAAATggaaaatgtataaatgtgtgaaaataaaaaccgAAAACAAGTTAAAACACACAAGAAAAGAGGCcgttgataaatttttagataaactCAAACAAGCCAAAAACAGTACAGAGCCTGAAGATCGATCTAAAATGCTAGTTCGAGATTACAATAGTTATCATCACAG gtACAAGATGCAAAAGCATATAATTGCGTTACAGAAAGCTAAACTTGAGCagcaaaataaagtaatagaggaattgaaatataataaaataatcgatGCTTCAAAGCAGTCGTTGAGTTGTATGAAAGATGAAGTGCGAAAAACCTATTATGACATCGACAAACATTTGAAACCTAAGATAAAATGTTTAACGAATGAACTCAACATTACGGAAATAGAAG agcCCTCATTGGTTTTACAATGTTTAAAAGTGCCaaaatttttacaaagaatGGAAGCAAGAGCGCGCGAAAGAGACGAAAAACATGCAGTAATAAGAGAAAGGCGTAAACAAATTGAGGAAGAAAAGTTAAGACTAAAGCAGCAG GCAGAGCTGGCAAAGGCTGAAATGGATAAAGAGGAAAAAACTAAACGCATAAAagacttgaaacaaaaaagaagaaagGAAAAAATTGAAAACATACGTAAAAAGCAACACGCAGAAAGAATGAGAGCACTAATGgttatggccgatttacattacgAAAAGAGTTTAATGATACGATATGGTGTGCGGCCATTTcagattttaatacaaataaaacggGACAACCTAGATCGAGCGAAGGCGCAttacaaatttcaattaattaaaaatatatttttacattggATGTTTTATACGGAGGATATGTGGTTTGAGAGAAATTTTAGAGCTGAGGAACattatagaaaaaaggttttaaggCGAGCATTTGATTCTCTAAAAAAG AATCATTACAATTATATCGTGAAGAAGCAAGTCGCCGAAGATTACTACGATTTCTATGTAACTCAATTAGTTTTTAGAAAGTTTTGCGAGGGCATCAATGTCGTTAAACAAGAGATTGAATTAAAATGGGCAGCAGCTGTTAAGTATCACAATTG TAATGTTATTTTCAAGACTTTCACATGTTGGAGGGCGTTGCCTGCGTTGAATGCGCTCAAGCGAGACCAAGAGGCTCGCAAACGTAAATGGAGACAGAAAGTCATGCTGGTACTACCAGATTATAGCCCCCCAGAAGACTGA
- the LOC125051179 gene encoding palmitoyltransferase ZDHHC23-A: protein MSQDILPQGASKSNKKWDRDTVVPFILLPLLLLIATISLTITIIVMIFIGMGALYVQSRPRQKNRSPFFYSWTLSSGICMFLVYELGVLSLLQITQLENFIFLLLLAGTCYCFYRMKAIADHELYLGTKGKEYSPVLTSDSYYCQVCQLEVNERYFHSIWWDCCVFRPNYIYFVYGQIFAFATLAFGANLGLTTICHPMILYGSLMIPEDCTDAYFEFNYALCFVSCVYAIGYLSVIALVILQQLFIYLPKYFAPQWRRLIDV, encoded by the exons ATGTCTCAGGATATTTTACCCCAAGGAGCAAGTAAATCCAATAAGAAATGGGACAGGGACACGGTTGTGCCGTTCATTTTATTACCACTTCTGCTATTGATAGCAACAATATCTCTTACCATCACGATAAttgttatgatttttattgGAATGGGCGCCTTATATGTTCAATCACGTCCTAGACAGAAAAATCG GTCCCCTTTCTTCTATTCATGGACATTGTCATCTGGAATTTGTATGTTTCTTGTGTATGAGCTAGGGGTTTTATCATTACTGCAAATAACTCAATtagaaaactttatatttttattacttttggcTGGAACATGTTATTGTTTCTATAGGATGAAAGCAATTGCTGATCATGAATTATATTTGGGTACAAAAGGTAAAGAATACAG tcCTGTATTAACTTCCGATTCCTATTACTGCCAAGTCTGTCAATTGGAAGTAAATGAAAGATACTTTCACTCTATTTG GTGGGATTGTTGTGTTTTCAGAccaaattacatttattttgtatatggGCAAATATTTGCATTTGCAACACTTGCTTTTGGTGCTAACTTGGGACTCACAACAATATGTCATCCCATGATTTTGTACGGCTCACTGATGATACCTGAAGATTGCACTGAtgcttattttgaatttaa cTATGCATTATGCTTTGTATCCTGTGTTTATGCAATTGGGTACTTATCAGTAATTGCCTTAGTTATTCTCCAACAACTGTTTATCTACCTTCCGAAGTATTTTG CACCACAGTGGAGAAGGCTGATTGATGTTTGA
- the LOC125051370 gene encoding protein ANTAGONIST OF LIKE HETEROCHROMATIN PROTEIN 1-like, which produces MLLATMFKSIQVVHTPVCVKMLPEEVVLLCSLYQMYRISNKKKRKRWWIRNYLLQRENLMSDLRMTDGSFCNFTRMSKSDFEHLLEMIGPSIAKRETNIRQPVSPQTRLAITLRYLATGDSYSSLSYTFRVSKQLISKIIPDVCQELINSLAGYVKVPSSEQEWKQISREFEIRWNFPHCIGAIDGKHVMIVAPNNSGSEYYNYKNQFSMVLMAIADGNYNFIYANYGAKGRSSDSGIFQETPFYNALLENSLKLPRPEPITQGGTEMPYVIVGDSAFALTENIMKPYPGIHERGNKKRIFNYRLSRARRIIENVFGILCVVFRVFTKPIPLKPANCELVVIACVYLHNFLRRNSVSRSIYTPPQTFDFEDSEGNLLEGSWRRELSSFPMIDLQRRGRPASQSALCIREQFADYFITPEGRVPWQNNVA; this is translated from the exons ATGTTGCTAGCAACTATGTTTAAATCAATACAGGTTGTCCACACGCCAGTCTGCGTTAAAATGTTGCCCGAGGAGGTAGTGTTGTTGTGTTCTCTGTATCAGATGTATAGAatctctaataaaaaaaagagaaaaagatGGTGGATTCGAAATTATCTTTTGCAAAGAGAAAATTTGATGAGTGACCTCAGAATGACAGATGGATCATTTTGTAACTTTACGAGAATGTCGAAAAGTGATTTCGAACATCTTCTAGAAATGATTGGTCCATCAATAGCCAAAAGGGAAACAAATATTCGTCAGCCAGTTTCACCTCAAACGAGGCTGGCTATTACATTACGGTATCTTGCAACTGGAGATTCATACAGTTCTCTTTCATACACATTCAGAGTATCAAAACAATTGATTAGCAAAATTATACCAGATGTATGTCAAGAACTAATTAACTCACTAGCAGGATATGTCAAG gttcCAAGTTCGGAACAAGAATGGAAACAAATAAGTCGTGAATTCGAAATACGATGGAATTTTCCACATTGCATTGGGGCCATTGATGGGAAACACGTTATGATTGTGGCGCCAAATAATTCTGGAAGTGAAtactacaattataaaaatcagttCAGCATGGTACTTATGGCAATTGCAGATGGCAATTACAACTTTATTTACGCAAATTATGGAGCTAAGGGTCGGTCGTCCGACAGTGGAATATTTCAAGAAACACCGTTTTATAATGCATTGTTAGAAAACTCACTTAAACTGCCACGGCCTGAACCAATAACACAAGGCGGAACAGAAATGCCGTATGTAATTGTAGGTGACAGTGCTTTCGCGCTAACGGAGAACATCATGAAACCATATCCTGGCATTCATGAACGTGGGAACAAAAAGCGTATATTCAATTACAGACTATCAAGAGCTAGGAGGAttatagaaaatgtttttggCATTTTATGTGTGGTGTTCCGTGTATTCACTAAACCTATTCCGTTAAAACCAGCCAATTGTGAACTCGTGGTAATTGCTTGtgtatatttacataacttcTTAAGACGTAACTCAGTTTCCAGATCCATATATACACCTCCACAAACTTTTGATTTTGAAGACTCTGAAGGTAACCTATTAGAAGGTTCTTGGCGAAGGGAACTAAGTTCGTTTCCTATGATTGATTTGCAAAGACGGGGCAGGCCTGCATCACAATCAGCTCTTTGTATTAGAGAACAGTTTGCCGATTACTTTATAACTCCAGAGGGAAGAGTTCCATGGCAAAATAATGTAgcgtaa
- the LOC125051371 gene encoding uncharacterized protein LOC125051371: protein MAVVWSNDKIMQLIELFQSKPLLWDCSIKQYKDRNKKNDAFEEISQVLNIPKKDVETKIHVLRTQFTREKKKMSAKKTTGSGAIEKCKWIYYEPLEFLLCGATTSGETDTMNKTVDENNALESGMESEPSQSPRPNATTSTSSRKRNKTDESNEILEVLKSAKKKMDEREKKDPFDIYGEYIAAELRSVKDDQAVTQAKYHINNILYELKMGRYNTYGYQTASSHPSSTPNNVQETEIREIERHETNRLDALRDETEDSAILNLVNYLSDESTQ, encoded by the exons ATGGCAGTAGTGTGGagcaatgataaaataatgcaattaatagaattatttcaaTCAAAACCATTATTATGGGattgttctataaaacaatacaaagaTAGAAACAAAAAGAACGATGCATTCGAAGAAATTTCTCAAGTCCTAAATATACCCAAAAAAGACGTAGAAACTAAAATACATGTACTGCGTACTCAATTTACTAGAGAGAAAAAAAAGATGTCGGCAAAAAAAACTACAGGCAGCGGCGCAATAGAAAAATGTAAATGGATTTATTACGAGCCATtggaatttttgttatgtggtGCAACTACTTCTGGTGAAACGGATACTATGAATAAAACA GTAGATGAAAACAATGCACTTGAAAGTGGTATGGAGTCAGAGCCATCTCAATCACCAAGGCCGAATGCTACAACATCTACATCTTCGAGGAAAAGAAATAAGACAGATGaatcaaatgaaatattagaGGTTTTGAAAAGTGCTAAAAAAAAGATGGATGAAAGGGAGAAGAAGGATCCATTTGATATATATGGTGAATATATTGCTGCTGAATTAAGAAGTGTTAAAGATGACCAAGCCGTGACACAGGCAAAGtaccatattaataatatactgtatgaattaaaaatgggACGATATAATACATATGGATATCAAACGGCATCTTCTCATCCATCATCAACACCAAATAATGTTCAGGAAACTGAAATAAGGGAAATTGAGAGACACGAAACAAATAGACTAGATGCATTACGAGACGAAACAGAAGATTCGGCTATACTAAACTTAGTTAACTATCTCAGTGATGAATCAACGCAATAG